In Marinicella rhabdoformis, one genomic interval encodes:
- the dusA gene encoding tRNA dihydrouridine(20/20a) synthase DusA has product MNKKLNTIDSHKLCVAPMLDWTDRHCRYFHRLISSQVMLYTEMVTAPAILRGDRDKYIGFSPEENPVAIQLGGSDAKDLATCARIAEDYGYSEVNLNVGCPSDRVQKGRFGACLMKEPELVAECYEAMASAVDIPITIKSRIGVDEQDSFEAFNHFIQVVKQSGCETFIVHARNALLKGLSPKQNRHVPPLKYDYAYRLKAENPELNVVLNGGINTVADAETHWQKNDGIMVGRAFWNAPWLIRDMHDAAGMKAMSSDKDDVLQAYKHYCTEQIAQGSSLHWLIRPILGLFHGEMGNKKYKSYLVTEAPRRKDDVAVLDEARAFVTEKQTTEEMTC; this is encoded by the coding sequence ATGAACAAAAAGCTAAACACAATCGATTCGCACAAACTTTGTGTTGCGCCGATGCTCGATTGGACAGACCGACATTGTCGGTATTTTCATCGACTGATTTCCAGTCAAGTGATGTTGTACACCGAAATGGTGACGGCGCCGGCCATCTTGCGCGGAGACAGGGATAAATACATTGGATTTTCGCCTGAAGAAAATCCAGTGGCCATACAGTTAGGCGGCTCGGATGCCAAGGATTTAGCCACTTGTGCGCGCATTGCAGAGGATTATGGCTACAGTGAAGTGAACTTGAATGTAGGTTGCCCAAGTGATCGGGTACAAAAAGGCCGTTTTGGTGCTTGTTTGATGAAAGAGCCTGAATTGGTGGCTGAATGTTATGAAGCCATGGCATCAGCCGTGGATATTCCCATCACCATCAAGTCGCGTATTGGTGTGGATGAGCAGGACAGCTTTGAAGCATTTAATCATTTTATACAGGTGGTCAAACAATCGGGCTGCGAAACGTTTATTGTCCATGCCCGCAATGCTTTATTGAAAGGTTTGAGCCCCAAGCAAAATCGCCATGTACCACCCTTGAAATATGATTATGCTTACCGACTCAAGGCAGAAAACCCTGAGTTGAATGTGGTGCTCAATGGCGGCATCAATACCGTTGCAGATGCCGAAACACATTGGCAAAAAAATGACGGTATCATGGTAGGTCGTGCTTTTTGGAACGCGCCATGGTTGATTCGTGACATGCACGATGCAGCCGGCATGAAGGCCATGAGCAGTGACAAAGACGATGTGTTGCAAGCTTATAAACACTATTGCACCGAACAAATTGCACAAGGTTCGAGTCTGCATTGGTTGATTCGACCCATATTGGGTCTGTTCCATGGCGAGATGGGCAACAAAAAATACAAATCTTACTTGGTAACAGAAGCGCCAAGAAGGAAAGATGATGTGGCGGTGCTGGATGAAGCACGCGCTTTTGTAACTGAAAAACAAACGACTGAGGAAATGACATGTTAG
- the dapE gene encoding succinyl-diaminopimelate desuccinylase, with the protein MEAEVITLARQLIQKPSFTPDDAGCIPLIMNRMEGQGFQGAHHQLGPVDNVLIWHGESEGPSLLFLGHTDVVPTGDVADWTHDPLSGHVENGIMHGRGVADMKGSVAAMILAMEKFVGENPNHKGKIGLMLTSDEEGEAKDGVKRFMPMMVKDHHFDCCLVGEPSSSEKLGDTVRVGRRGSLHVFIKILGKQGHVAYPQNAENPVFKAAKAIDALNHVVWDEGNDDFPPTSFQISNVSAGTGAANVIPGSMLLQANFRYSPESTQASLSEQLEQVLLQFGLEYELTWQLSGEPFHCKDEHFKTQLRESIEQIAGVKPEFNTGGGTSDGRFVAPHGIATMELGPINKTIHRVNESQPVRNLLLLECIYLDLIKRMLK; encoded by the coding sequence ATGGAAGCAGAAGTCATTACGTTAGCGCGTCAGTTGATTCAAAAGCCATCGTTCACACCGGATGATGCCGGTTGTATACCTTTGATCATGAACCGCATGGAAGGCCAGGGATTTCAAGGTGCGCACCATCAATTGGGGCCAGTTGATAACGTCTTGATTTGGCATGGTGAAAGCGAAGGGCCATCTTTGTTGTTTCTGGGTCATACTGATGTGGTGCCAACAGGCGATGTGGCTGATTGGACGCATGATCCATTAAGTGGTCATGTTGAAAACGGCATCATGCACGGTCGTGGTGTGGCTGACATGAAGGGTTCGGTGGCAGCCATGATTCTGGCGATGGAAAAATTTGTTGGTGAAAATCCGAATCACAAAGGCAAGATTGGTTTGATGTTAACTTCAGATGAAGAAGGCGAGGCCAAAGACGGTGTCAAAAGGTTCATGCCGATGATGGTAAAAGACCATCATTTTGATTGTTGTTTGGTTGGTGAGCCGAGTTCTTCAGAAAAATTAGGGGACACAGTGCGTGTGGGTCGTCGAGGTTCTTTGCATGTGTTCATCAAGATTTTAGGTAAACAAGGTCATGTGGCTTATCCACAAAACGCTGAAAACCCAGTGTTCAAGGCGGCCAAAGCGATTGATGCTTTGAATCATGTGGTTTGGGATGAAGGTAATGATGACTTTCCACCCACATCATTTCAGATTTCAAATGTTTCAGCAGGTACAGGCGCTGCGAATGTGATTCCCGGTTCGATGTTATTGCAGGCCAATTTTCGCTACAGCCCAGAGTCAACCCAAGCATCACTGTCAGAGCAGTTGGAGCAAGTGCTGTTGCAGTTTGGTCTTGAGTATGAGCTGACATGGCAGTTATCAGGTGAGCCTTTTCACTGTAAGGACGAACACTTTAAAACACAATTGCGTGAGTCGATTGAACAGATTGCTGGCGTCAAGCCCGAATTCAATACCGGTGGTGGTACCTCTGATGGCCGTTTTGTCGCGCCACATGGCATCGCGACCATGGAGTTGGGGCCGATTAATAAAACCATACACCGAGTGAATGAAAGTCAGCCGGTGCGTAATTTGTTGTTGTTAGAGTGTATTTACCTCGATTTAATCAAGCGCATGTTGAAATGA
- a CDS encoding ArsC/Spx/MgsR family protein, with amino-acid sequence MIIYGIKNCDKVRAAMKSAKADCKNGGPDTKLHDFRVHGIDENLVNAMLADIELSQLLNKRSTTWKQLDEFQKIEPNVGLLVANPTLIKRPVVFDGKNYRIGY; translated from the coding sequence ATGATAATTTACGGCATAAAAAATTGTGACAAAGTCCGTGCTGCCATGAAATCAGCCAAAGCAGATTGTAAAAATGGTGGTCCTGATACAAAGCTGCATGACTTTCGAGTTCATGGGATTGATGAAAATTTGGTTAATGCCATGTTGGCTGACATTGAGTTAAGCCAGTTATTGAACAAAAGAAGCACCACATGGAAGCAGTTAGACGAGTTTCAGAAGATTGAGCCCAATGTGGGTTTGTTGGTGGCTAACCCAACTTTAATCAAACGTCCGGTTGTGTTTGATGGAAAAAATTATCGTATAGGTTATTGA
- the dapD gene encoding 2,3,4,5-tetrahydropyridine-2,6-dicarboxylate N-succinyltransferase: MPTEQQILAAWEARTNLTPEALDEQFGASIHEAINGLETGQFRVAEPVAGDWQVNEWLKKAVLLFFTVSKNQVMPGSTHEYWDKVPCRFEGADEAEFSRVGARIVPPATIRRGAFLGKGVVCMPSYVNIGAYVDEGTMVDTWATVGSCAQIGKDVHLSGGVGIGGVLEPLQAAPTIIEDGCFIGARSEVVEGVRIGKGSVISMGVFIGQSTKIYDREADTVSYGYVPPGSVVVAGSLPAENGKYALNCAVIVKKVDEKTRAKTSINELLRS; encoded by the coding sequence ATGCCGACAGAACAACAAATTTTAGCTGCGTGGGAAGCGCGTACAAACCTTACACCAGAAGCTTTAGATGAACAATTTGGCGCCAGCATCCATGAGGCCATAAACGGTCTTGAAACTGGTCAATTCAGGGTGGCTGAGCCAGTGGCAGGTGATTGGCAAGTTAATGAATGGTTAAAAAAAGCGGTTTTACTGTTTTTCACTGTATCTAAAAACCAAGTCATGCCAGGGTCTACCCATGAATACTGGGATAAAGTGCCGTGTCGTTTTGAGGGTGCTGACGAAGCGGAATTCAGTCGTGTGGGTGCCAGAATTGTGCCGCCGGCAACCATAAGGCGTGGTGCTTTTCTCGGCAAAGGTGTGGTGTGTATGCCCTCCTATGTCAACATTGGTGCTTATGTTGATGAAGGCACCATGGTTGATACTTGGGCTACTGTAGGCAGTTGTGCCCAAATTGGGAAAGACGTACATTTATCAGGTGGTGTGGGTATCGGTGGTGTTTTGGAGCCGTTACAAGCCGCGCCAACCATCATTGAAGACGGTTGTTTTATTGGCGCACGAAGTGAGGTAGTTGAAGGCGTACGCATAGGCAAAGGCAGCGTTATTTCTATGGGTGTGTTCATTGGGCAAAGCACCAAGATTTATGACCGCGAAGCCGATACGGTCAGTTACGGTTACGTGCCACCGGGTTCGGTTGTTGTTGCAGGTTCCTTGCCGGCAGAGAATGGCAAGTATGCATTGAACTGTGCGGTGATCGTTAAAAAAGTGGACGAAAAAACACGTGCCAAAACTTCAATCAACGAATTGTTGCGCTCATGA
- a CDS encoding DciA family protein, whose protein sequence is MNDFKPLLDSLPATAKMAQIIKRAERLNQLDQLLQQQLPAPVKGMVTLANLRGETAIVLCKTQMEASKVRMYSRSILQILQNEFKVSVKKIKVKVENSSQK, encoded by the coding sequence GTGAATGACTTTAAACCATTACTAGATAGTTTGCCTGCCACCGCTAAAATGGCGCAAATTATCAAGCGAGCCGAGCGTCTGAACCAGTTGGATCAGTTGTTACAACAACAGTTGCCCGCTCCTGTTAAAGGCATGGTCACCTTGGCTAATCTTCGGGGGGAGACAGCCATTGTGCTGTGCAAAACCCAAATGGAAGCCAGCAAAGTGCGCATGTACAGCCGAAGCATTCTACAGATTTTACAAAATGAATTCAAAGTTTCAGTTAAGAAAATCAAAGTAAAAGTCGAAAATAGTTCACAAAAATAA
- a CDS encoding M23 family metallopeptidase, translated as MNKFTIIKHDRQGMKQYALTDPKVKGLLIAGLSTGLTLVLALGIFIGSLFTGKQKDFDKIATLQSRVEQSQVALDEYKSMVQNDLDSMSLQVGRLMAQSTRLNALGNRLTEVNNINSEEFNLDIQPGIGGADLQLTGEDNTPQDLYQNLFSLENSFIKQQEKLNILTQLLNQESSNHLSTPHSKPLKGGWISSRYGKRIDPFTGQKASHSGMDFSGKYDAEITAAAEGIVVWAGKRGNYGNMVEIDHGNGYTTRYAHAKTLNVSLGQRVEAGDLIAIMGKSGRATSEHLHFEVLKNGHKVNPLPFIQS; from the coding sequence ATGAATAAATTCACCATCATCAAACATGACCGCCAAGGCATGAAACAATATGCCTTGACAGACCCGAAAGTCAAAGGCTTATTGATCGCAGGGCTAAGCACCGGTTTGACATTGGTTTTAGCGCTGGGCATATTTATAGGCTCCTTATTTACTGGCAAACAAAAAGACTTCGATAAAATTGCCACATTACAATCTCGTGTAGAACAAAGCCAAGTGGCACTTGATGAATATAAATCAATGGTTCAAAACGACTTGGACTCAATGAGCTTACAAGTGGGTCGCTTAATGGCACAGTCAACTCGACTGAACGCATTGGGCAATCGCCTAACTGAAGTCAACAACATCAATTCTGAAGAATTTAACTTGGATATCCAACCTGGTATTGGTGGTGCAGACCTTCAACTCACCGGCGAAGACAACACCCCCCAAGATTTGTATCAAAACTTATTCAGTCTAGAAAACAGCTTCATCAAACAACAAGAAAAGCTCAACATCCTGACACAACTTTTAAATCAAGAGTCATCTAACCACTTATCCACACCACACAGCAAACCCCTCAAAGGCGGCTGGATTTCATCTCGTTATGGTAAGCGCATAGATCCATTCACTGGTCAAAAAGCCAGCCATTCGGGCATGGATTTTTCAGGCAAGTACGATGCTGAGATTACTGCTGCAGCTGAAGGCATTGTTGTTTGGGCAGGGAAACGTGGTAATTATGGCAACATGGTAGAAATCGACCATGGCAATGGTTACACCACCAGATACGCCCACGCAAAAACACTCAATGTCAGCTTAGGCCAAAGGGTTGAGGCAGGTGATTTAATTGCCATAATGGGCAAGTCAGGTCGAGCAACCTCAGAGCATTTACATTTTGAAGTATTGAAAAACGGACACAAAGTTAATCCTTTGCCTTTCATTCAATCTTAA
- the secA gene encoding preprotein translocase subunit SecA yields the protein MALNTIFTKVFGSRNQRYVRQLDKIADQIEALEPQMQQLRDEDFPLKTKVLKEKIAQGTSLDDVLVEAFALTREASVRVMGMRHYHVQLIGGISIHRGKIAEMRTGEGKTLMCTLPAYLNALADQGVHVVTVNDYLAARDAKWMEPLYNFLGLSVGIAVPNMPAEAKRAAYASDITYATNNELGFDYLRDNMAFSLEQKAQREPFFAIIDEVDSILIDEARTPLIISGQVDDSPEVYNRINKIVPHLQKSTFEPDSKAVSQAIMNRESMPEPDGDFSVDEKSKQIFLTEQGMENAESLLKKNGMMKDDESLYDSQHISLMHHVSAALRAHHLYERDVDYIVNDGEIVIVDEFTGRTMEGRRWSDGLHQAVEAKENVPIQKENQTLASITFQNYFRLYPKLSGMTGTADTEAYEFQSIYNLEVIVIPTHRPMIRKDAQDLVFFNQQSKFKAITEDIEDCVQRKQPVLVGTASIEVSELLSQELKKKKIKHNVLNAKQHEREAMIVAEAGLPGAVTIATNMAGRGTDIVLGGNLAVEIEQLGDNTPQSKKEQLKADWKVRHEAVLESGGLRIIGTERHESRRIDNQLRGRSGRQGDPGSSRFYISLEDNLMRIFGQSRMMDNMKRFGMKEDESIEHKWITRIIENAQRKVESHNFDIRKHLLEYDDVANDQRMVIYQQRADLLEASEIGEFIADTREEVFDNIIRQQIPLESVEEQWQIPQLERVLSLEFGIDVNIARIIERDDQLDDDGLSDKIHSHIERFFKEKEAMTGSEVMRNFEKAAYLNTLDQLWKEHLAQIDHLRQGVTLRAHAQKQPIQEFKRESFEMFKDLLDKIKYETIRIIARVKVKQDEDVEAMEHDQNKNVEYQHDSPQSSAQPEQKSAVETYVREGQKVGRNDPCPCGSGKKYKQCHGKLT from the coding sequence ATGGCACTCAATACGATATTCACAAAGGTTTTTGGAAGTAGAAACCAACGCTATGTCAGACAATTAGATAAAATTGCTGATCAAATCGAAGCTCTAGAGCCTCAGATGCAACAGTTAAGAGATGAAGACTTTCCCCTCAAAACCAAAGTTCTTAAAGAAAAAATTGCCCAAGGCACTTCTTTAGATGATGTTTTAGTTGAAGCTTTTGCATTGACCAGAGAAGCATCTGTTCGTGTCATGGGCATGCGCCATTACCATGTTCAGCTGATTGGTGGCATATCCATACACCGAGGAAAAATTGCTGAAATGCGCACAGGTGAAGGTAAAACATTAATGTGTACCCTGCCTGCTTACCTGAATGCATTGGCTGATCAAGGTGTTCATGTTGTCACAGTCAACGACTACCTAGCCGCTCGTGATGCCAAATGGATGGAGCCGTTATATAACTTTTTGGGTTTGAGTGTTGGCATTGCCGTACCCAATATGCCAGCAGAAGCCAAAAGAGCAGCTTACGCTTCAGACATCACCTATGCAACAAACAACGAATTAGGCTTTGATTATCTGCGTGATAACATGGCCTTCTCTTTAGAGCAAAAAGCACAAAGAGAACCTTTCTTTGCCATCATAGATGAAGTTGATTCAATTTTGATTGACGAAGCCAGGACTCCTTTAATTATTTCTGGACAAGTTGATGATTCACCAGAAGTCTACAACCGCATCAACAAGATTGTTCCACACCTCCAAAAATCCACTTTTGAACCCGACAGCAAGGCCGTTTCTCAAGCTATCATGAACAGAGAAAGCATGCCAGAACCTGACGGTGATTTCTCAGTAGATGAAAAATCTAAACAGATCTTTTTAACAGAGCAAGGCATGGAAAATGCCGAAAGTTTGTTAAAGAAAAATGGCATGATGAAAGATGACGAGTCACTCTATGACTCTCAGCATATTTCTTTGATGCACCATGTCAGTGCTGCCTTAAGAGCGCACCATTTGTATGAAAGGGATGTTGACTATATTGTCAATGACGGTGAAATTGTTATTGTTGATGAATTTACTGGCCGAACCATGGAGGGTCGCCGATGGTCCGATGGACTTCATCAAGCTGTGGAAGCCAAAGAGAACGTGCCGATTCAAAAAGAAAACCAAACATTGGCATCCATCACTTTCCAGAATTATTTCCGACTCTACCCAAAACTGTCTGGCATGACAGGTACTGCGGATACTGAAGCCTATGAGTTCCAGTCTATTTATAACCTGGAAGTTATCGTGATTCCAACTCACCGCCCAATGATCAGAAAAGATGCGCAGGACTTGGTGTTTTTCAATCAGCAATCTAAATTCAAAGCCATCACAGAAGACATCGAAGATTGTGTACAAAGAAAACAACCTGTTCTCGTCGGTACTGCTTCGATTGAAGTGTCAGAACTGCTGTCTCAAGAACTGAAAAAGAAAAAAATCAAACACAACGTACTGAACGCCAAACAACATGAACGTGAAGCCATGATTGTCGCAGAAGCCGGCTTACCGGGCGCAGTCACCATTGCCACCAATATGGCTGGTCGTGGAACAGATATCGTATTAGGCGGTAATTTAGCTGTTGAAATTGAACAATTAGGCGACAACACCCCTCAAAGTAAGAAAGAGCAATTGAAAGCCGACTGGAAAGTCCGCCATGAGGCAGTGCTTGAAAGTGGTGGCTTGCGCATCATTGGTACTGAACGCCACGAATCACGACGAATCGACAATCAATTACGTGGCAGATCTGGACGGCAGGGTGACCCAGGTTCTTCTAGATTTTATATTTCATTAGAAGATAACTTGATGAGAATATTCGGTCAATCTCGCATGATGGATAACATGAAGCGATTTGGCATGAAAGAAGACGAATCTATTGAACATAAGTGGATTACTCGCATCATTGAAAACGCGCAACGCAAAGTAGAATCTCATAACTTTGACATCCGTAAACACTTGCTTGAATATGATGACGTCGCCAATGATCAGCGTATGGTCATTTACCAACAACGTGCAGATTTACTCGAAGCATCCGAAATTGGAGAGTTTATTGCCGACACCCGTGAAGAAGTTTTTGACAACATCATTCGTCAGCAAATCCCCCTGGAAAGTGTCGAAGAACAATGGCAAATCCCGCAATTAGAACGTGTGCTTAGCCTTGAGTTTGGCATAGACGTCAATATAGCTCGCATTATTGAGCGTGATGACCAGTTAGACGATGATGGCTTGTCCGATAAAATTCACAGTCACATTGAGCGCTTTTTCAAAGAAAAAGAAGCCATGACTGGATCAGAAGTCATGAGAAATTTTGAAAAAGCTGCCTACCTTAATACCTTAGACCAGCTATGGAAAGAGCATTTGGCACAGATTGACCACTTGCGTCAGGGTGTTACATTGCGAGCTCATGCCCAAAAACAACCGATTCAAGAGTTTAAACGTGAATCATTTGAAATGTTCAAAGACCTATTGGACAAAATCAAATATGAAACCATTCGAATCATTGCCCGCGTGAAGGTCAAGCAAGATGAAGATGTTGAGGCAATGGAACATGACCAAAATAAAAATGTTGAATATCAGCACGACTCGCCTCAATCTTCTGCCCAACCTGAACAAAAATCAGCTGTAGAGACCTATGTTCGAGAAGGCCAGAAAGTTGGCCGAAATGACCCCTGTCCTTGCGGATCAGGAAAAAAATACAAGCAATGTCACGGCAAACTGACATAA